One window from the genome of Pseudonocardia hierapolitana encodes:
- a CDS encoding 2-deoxy-5-keto-D-gluconate 6-phosphate aldolase domain-containing protein produces the protein MSAPHLFVLAVDQRPWLTQALWGHTGTATPDQRAAATRAKHVVLDGLLAAVDGGVPREAAGLLVDDELGPGVAERARAAGVTVSMPLERAGLDVYEDAPADVAAYLAHHAPDLAKVLVRYNPDGDADANALQRRRLAATARAAHDASSRFLFELLVPPTPQQRESAGWVEEIRPGLTLRAMEEIVADVPVDVWKLESLGPQQAYADAVALAAAHDATCLLLGAGAPAARVDDWLTRAARSGFAGFAVGRSIWWDAVRGLLAGETDHPAAVATVAARYRHFVDVFRDASLRDEPLTATGRSSA, from the coding sequence ATGAGCGCACCGCACCTGTTCGTCCTCGCCGTCGACCAGCGGCCGTGGCTCACCCAGGCCCTGTGGGGGCACACCGGCACCGCAACCCCGGACCAGCGGGCCGCAGCCACCCGCGCCAAGCACGTCGTGCTCGACGGGCTCCTCGCCGCGGTGGACGGCGGCGTTCCGCGCGAGGCCGCGGGCCTGCTCGTCGACGACGAGCTCGGGCCGGGGGTCGCCGAACGGGCCCGGGCCGCCGGCGTCACCGTCAGCATGCCGCTGGAGCGGGCGGGCCTCGACGTCTACGAGGACGCGCCCGCCGACGTCGCCGCCTACCTCGCCCACCACGCCCCGGACCTCGCCAAGGTGCTCGTCCGCTACAACCCCGACGGCGACGCCGACGCGAACGCGCTGCAGCGCCGCCGCCTCGCGGCCACGGCGCGGGCGGCCCACGACGCGAGCTCGCGGTTCCTGTTCGAGCTGCTGGTCCCGCCCACCCCGCAGCAGCGGGAATCGGCCGGCTGGGTCGAGGAGATCCGGCCCGGTCTGACCCTGCGGGCCATGGAGGAGATCGTCGCCGACGTCCCCGTCGACGTCTGGAAGCTGGAGAGCCTCGGCCCGCAGCAGGCCTACGCCGACGCCGTGGCGCTCGCCGCGGCGCACGACGCCACCTGCCTGCTGCTCGGCGCCGGCGCCCCGGCGGCTCGGGTCGACGACTGGCTGACCCGCGCGGCCCGCAGCGGGTTCGCGGGATTCGCGGTGGGCCGCAGCATCTGGTGGGACGCCGTGCGCGGGCTGCTGGCCGGCGAGACCGACCACCCGGCTGCCGTGGCGACGGTGGCCGCCCGGTACCGCCATTTCGTCGACGTCTTCCGCGACGCGTCCCTCCGCGATGAACCCCTCACGGCCACCGGGAGGTCGTCGGCGTGA
- a CDS encoding aldolase, with protein MTARPALKRLARPSGGLAMLAVDQREALRAMIAERTGAPVPDEDVTAFKVAATRALTPHASAVLVDPQFGWEAVLAADAVDPACALIAAADHFVPGETEFVRDAVIDESLDLDALARQGAVALKLLVVWRPDGDRDRRVAMVEEFVARCRRRDLVSIIEPVSRAPLAGGDFDADAGILAAARELGALGADVYKTEVPTHGKGGDLEVREGCRRIDDLVDGAWVVLSSGVAADRFPDAVRLACEAGASGFLAGRAVWASVVGSPRLEEDLERVAVPALQRLVRVVDETVGR; from the coding sequence ATGACCGCTCGCCCCGCCCTGAAGCGCCTCGCCCGCCCGTCCGGCGGCCTCGCCATGCTGGCTGTTGACCAGCGGGAGGCACTGCGCGCGATGATCGCCGAGCGGACCGGCGCTCCCGTGCCCGACGAAGACGTCACCGCCTTCAAGGTCGCCGCCACCCGAGCGCTCACCCCGCACGCGTCGGCCGTCCTCGTCGACCCCCAGTTCGGTTGGGAAGCCGTCCTGGCAGCGGATGCCGTCGATCCGGCGTGCGCGCTCATCGCGGCGGCCGACCACTTCGTCCCGGGCGAGACCGAGTTCGTCCGCGACGCCGTCATCGACGAGTCCCTCGACCTCGACGCGCTCGCCCGCCAGGGAGCCGTCGCGCTGAAGCTCCTCGTCGTCTGGCGCCCTGATGGCGACCGCGACCGCCGCGTGGCGATGGTCGAGGAGTTCGTCGCCCGCTGCCGCCGCCGCGACCTGGTCAGCATCATCGAGCCGGTGTCCCGTGCACCCCTCGCCGGCGGCGATTTCGACGCCGATGCCGGCATCCTCGCCGCCGCGCGGGAGCTCGGCGCCCTGGGGGCCGACGTCTACAAGACGGAGGTCCCCACCCACGGCAAGGGCGGCGACCTCGAGGTCCGGGAGGGCTGCCGACGCATCGACGACCTCGTCGACGGCGCCTGGGTGGTGCTCTCCTCCGGCGTTGCGGCCGACCGCTTCCCCGACGCCGTGCGGCTCGCCTGCGAGGCCGGCGCATCGGGGTTCCTCGCCGGGCGCGCGGTCTGGGCGTCCGTCGTCGGCAGTCCCCGGCTCGAGGAGGACCTCGAACGGGTCGCCGTGCCGGCCCTGCAGCGCCTCGTCCGGGTCGTGGACGAGAC
- a CDS encoding aldehyde dehydrogenase family protein yields the protein MTAVVSSTDAIVEKVLADSTSVVVAGRRRATSSRRALVAPVDGRPWTEVAIGGRQDAHDAAEAAARALPDWSATPAVERAAALRAVADELDAASATDGWPTLVTRETGKRLAEARAELGLSAVYFRVMADLLDEQQERVLRAVPGAVHHVEPRPLGVAAVLTPWNFPVSIPARKIAPALAAGCPVLFKPSEVAPLSSMVLAALLDRHVPAGTVNTVLGEPADVVDPWLAHPDVQVVSFTGSTWVGRLVAAAAAPRFLRTVLELGGCAPFIVLPDADVEHAVQTLLVAKYRNNGQSCIAANQVFVAREVAETFVDAFVAATERLVVGDPLDAATDVGPLAPAGDPARLAALVDDAVAAGARVAGTRASAPENGHWFAPTVVVDVPASAAASRDEVFGPLAAVSTYDDLDEAVAQHRATGYGLAGYVCGTDVEAARDVSRRLRAGIVGINTGTPNYPGAPFGGLGLSGTGYEGGPQGLEAFQAWRTTAVVGAAVS from the coding sequence GTGACCGCCGTGGTGAGCAGCACCGACGCGATCGTCGAGAAGGTCCTGGCGGACTCGACGTCGGTCGTCGTCGCGGGCCGTCGCCGCGCGACGTCGTCGCGTCGGGCCCTCGTCGCGCCGGTCGACGGCCGGCCTTGGACCGAGGTGGCGATCGGCGGGCGGCAGGACGCCCACGACGCCGCCGAGGCCGCCGCCCGGGCACTGCCGGACTGGTCCGCCACGCCCGCCGTCGAGCGCGCCGCCGCACTGCGCGCCGTCGCCGACGAGCTCGACGCCGCGTCCGCAACCGACGGCTGGCCCACGCTCGTCACCCGCGAGACCGGCAAGCGGCTCGCCGAGGCCCGTGCCGAGCTGGGGCTGTCGGCCGTCTACTTCCGCGTCATGGCCGATCTCCTCGACGAGCAGCAGGAGCGGGTCCTGCGCGCCGTCCCCGGGGCCGTGCACCACGTCGAGCCGCGCCCGCTCGGCGTGGCGGCGGTGTTGACGCCGTGGAACTTCCCGGTGTCCATCCCCGCCCGCAAGATCGCCCCGGCGCTCGCCGCGGGGTGCCCGGTGCTCTTCAAGCCGTCCGAGGTGGCACCGCTGTCGTCGATGGTCCTCGCCGCCCTGCTCGACCGGCACGTGCCGGCGGGCACGGTGAACACGGTGCTCGGCGAGCCTGCCGACGTCGTGGACCCGTGGCTCGCCCACCCGGACGTGCAGGTCGTCTCCTTCACCGGCTCCACCTGGGTCGGTCGGCTCGTCGCCGCCGCGGCGGCACCCCGCTTCCTGCGCACCGTGCTCGAGCTCGGCGGCTGCGCGCCCTTCATCGTGCTCCCCGACGCCGACGTCGAGCACGCGGTGCAGACGCTGCTGGTCGCGAAGTACCGCAACAACGGCCAGTCCTGCATCGCCGCGAACCAGGTGTTCGTCGCCCGCGAGGTGGCCGAGACGTTCGTCGACGCGTTCGTCGCCGCGACCGAGCGGCTCGTCGTCGGCGACCCGCTCGACGCCGCCACCGACGTCGGGCCGCTCGCCCCCGCGGGCGACCCCGCGCGGCTGGCCGCGCTCGTCGACGACGCCGTCGCCGCCGGGGCGCGCGTGGCCGGCACCCGGGCGTCCGCGCCCGAGAACGGCCACTGGTTCGCCCCGACGGTCGTCGTCGACGTCCCCGCCTCCGCGGCGGCGTCCCGTGACGAGGTGTTCGGGCCCCTCGCGGCCGTGAGCACCTACGACGATCTCGACGAGGCCGTCGCGCAGCACCGGGCCACCGGCTACGGGCTGGCCGGCTACGTCTGCGGCACCGACGTCGAGGCCGCGCGGGACGTCTCCCGGCGGCTGCGCGCGGGGATCGTCGGCATCAACACCGGCACGCCCAACTACCCGGGGGCGCCTTTCGGTGGGCTCGGGCTCTCCGGCACCGGCTACGAGGGCGGCCCGCAGGGCCTCGAAGCGTTCCAGGCGTGGCGCACCACCGCGGTCGTCGGTGCGGCGGTGTCGTGA
- a CDS encoding DeoR/GlpR family DNA-binding transcription regulator, translated as MTSPALRYDAAPRRREAILERLRASGHVSVSEVSQALGVSEMTVRRDLRRLAATGEAALVHGGASLPAGSHGRPVFVARALVNAEGKRRIGAAAAEMVAADDTVGIDSGTTAVEVAHALPEDFAGGVVTNSVPVLAAMVARRNTRVIGIGGEMSHDNHALIGPSAARFVRDLRLRLLVLGATSIDARGVYVRSELELGVKQALLDSAEDVVLVCDASKEGAPGTVRVCGLERIDTVVTDAPLSAALTRRLHEAGTRVVVAR; from the coding sequence ATGACGAGCCCGGCGCTGCGCTACGACGCCGCGCCGCGCCGCCGCGAGGCCATCCTGGAGCGGCTGCGCGCGAGCGGGCACGTCTCGGTCTCCGAGGTGAGCCAGGCGCTCGGGGTGTCGGAGATGACGGTCCGTCGCGACCTGCGCCGGCTGGCGGCGACCGGCGAGGCGGCGCTCGTGCACGGCGGCGCGAGCCTGCCTGCCGGGTCGCACGGCCGGCCTGTCTTCGTGGCGAGGGCGCTGGTCAACGCCGAGGGCAAGCGCCGGATCGGCGCTGCGGCCGCGGAGATGGTCGCGGCCGACGACACGGTCGGCATCGACTCTGGGACCACCGCGGTGGAGGTGGCGCACGCGCTGCCGGAGGACTTCGCGGGCGGCGTGGTCACGAACTCGGTCCCGGTACTGGCGGCCATGGTCGCCCGCCGCAACACCCGCGTCATCGGCATCGGCGGCGAGATGTCGCACGACAACCACGCCCTCATCGGGCCCAGTGCTGCCCGGTTCGTACGCGACCTGCGCCTGCGCCTGCTCGTCCTCGGCGCGACCAGCATCGACGCCCGCGGCGTCTACGTCCGCTCCGAGCTCGAGCTCGGCGTCAAGCAGGCGCTGCTCGATTCCGCGGAGGACGTCGTGCTGGTCTGCGACGCCTCCAAGGAGGGCGCCCCCGGCACCGTCCGCGTCTGCGGCCTCGAGCGCATCGACACCGTGGTGACCGACGCTCCGCTGAGCGCCGCGCTCACCCGTCGCCTGCACGAGGCGGGCACCCGGGTCGTCGTCGCCCGCTGA
- a CDS encoding ABC transporter substrate-binding protein, which yields MRTRTRILGGVLAAAALALPACGNPTDAASGGGNAINLVMSNHPWQRGIEPLIDRFEQESGITVNVQTFAEQQTRDKIQLNLQSRSAAMDVYMTLPSREGPVFASSGYYEPLDDHLAKAPAEYEAADFSRGAIEGMKVDGTTYALPINVEGPVLYYRTDLFEQWGLTPPKTVDELMATAAAVKSRTADVTPITLRGSSAALPFTFGPFFHGAGLEWTDEQGLPTFDDPRAAEAIDQYATLAREYGPPGVINYSFTESSTLFAQGKAAMELESSNELNSVIDPGSSTVAEHVGVAGVPAGSAGPAPTVLSWGIAMSPFSQNKDAAWRFMQWATSPETQLELAKADIAPPRKSVAEDPAYTDARNTPTHQQWRAAVADLQENGNVEVGPVGANAPAMRKTIGDAVGKAILGEATPEQAAAEIQTGLASQLAGG from the coding sequence ATGAGAACCCGGACACGCATCCTCGGCGGTGTCCTCGCCGCCGCCGCTCTGGCCCTACCCGCGTGCGGCAACCCCACCGACGCCGCCTCCGGTGGCGGCAACGCGATCAACCTGGTGATGTCGAACCACCCGTGGCAGCGCGGGATCGAGCCGCTCATCGACCGGTTCGAGCAGGAGTCCGGCATCACGGTGAACGTGCAGACCTTCGCCGAGCAGCAGACGCGCGACAAGATCCAGCTCAACCTGCAGTCCCGCAGCGCGGCGATGGACGTCTACATGACCCTGCCGTCGCGCGAGGGCCCGGTCTTCGCGTCGTCCGGCTACTACGAGCCCCTCGACGACCACCTCGCGAAGGCGCCCGCGGAGTACGAGGCCGCCGACTTCAGCCGCGGCGCCATCGAGGGCATGAAGGTCGACGGCACCACGTACGCGCTGCCCATCAACGTCGAGGGCCCGGTCCTGTACTACCGGACGGACCTGTTCGAGCAGTGGGGTCTCACCCCGCCGAAGACGGTGGACGAGCTCATGGCCACGGCGGCGGCCGTCAAGAGCCGCACCGCGGACGTCACGCCCATCACGCTGCGCGGCTCCTCCGCGGCGCTGCCGTTCACCTTCGGTCCCTTCTTCCACGGCGCAGGCCTGGAATGGACCGACGAGCAGGGGTTGCCGACCTTCGACGACCCGCGGGCCGCCGAGGCGATCGACCAGTACGCCACCCTGGCCCGCGAGTACGGCCCGCCCGGTGTCATCAACTACTCCTTCACCGAGTCCTCCACGCTCTTCGCGCAGGGCAAGGCCGCGATGGAGCTGGAGTCCAGCAACGAGCTCAACAGCGTCATCGACCCGGGCAGCTCCACGGTCGCCGAGCACGTCGGCGTCGCCGGAGTCCCGGCCGGCAGCGCAGGCCCGGCACCCACCGTGCTGTCCTGGGGCATCGCGATGTCGCCGTTCTCGCAGAACAAGGACGCCGCGTGGCGGTTCATGCAGTGGGCCACCAGCCCCGAGACGCAGCTGGAGCTGGCGAAGGCCGACATCGCGCCGCCGCGGAAGTCCGTCGCCGAGGACCCGGCCTACACCGACGCGCGCAACACCCCGACGCACCAGCAGTGGCGCGCCGCCGTGGCCGACCTGCAGGAGAACGGCAACGTCGAGGTGGGGCCCGTCGGCGCCAACGCCCCGGCCATGCGCAAGACCATCGGCGATGCCGTCGGCAAGGCCATCCTCGGGGAGGCGACCCCGGAGCAGGCCGCCGCGGAGATCCAGACCGGCCTGGCGTCCCAGCTGGCGGGCGGATGA
- a CDS encoding carbohydrate ABC transporter permease translates to MTTRTRAAAPPAAPPPAPSPSRRRRGDGATPVARGVWPLLAPAMAVTVALVVLPVLYTVWLSLSDRRRDGTNAGFVGLDNFARMVQSPEFWNSVRVTLVLFVVCLLVETVLGIALGYLLSIDVPGRKVFQGLMLIPAITASVAVALVWMLIYDPTLGAANQILTAVGLDPVVWLGDPDIALWSIAIVDVWQWTPFMALIIAAGIRSLPAEPFEAASIDGASGWRKARHVGLPLLMPVISVAMLLRTVDLVRFFDTVYIMTQGGPVDATNTLNVYGYRAAFIDQEASYAAALQLSLLLLVVIMAGGFTLWRRRRNSDR, encoded by the coding sequence GTGACCACCCGCACGCGGGCGGCCGCCCCGCCGGCCGCTCCACCACCCGCTCCCTCGCCGTCCCGGCGCCGCCGGGGCGACGGGGCGACCCCCGTGGCGCGGGGCGTCTGGCCGCTGCTGGCGCCGGCGATGGCCGTCACGGTGGCCCTCGTCGTCCTCCCCGTCCTCTACACCGTCTGGCTGTCGCTGTCCGACCGCCGCCGGGACGGGACCAACGCCGGTTTCGTCGGCCTGGACAACTTCGCCCGCATGGTGCAGTCGCCGGAGTTCTGGAACTCGGTGCGGGTCACGCTCGTGCTCTTCGTCGTCTGCCTCCTCGTGGAGACCGTGCTCGGCATCGCGCTCGGCTACCTGCTGAGCATCGACGTCCCGGGGCGCAAGGTCTTCCAGGGCCTCATGCTGATCCCGGCGATCACGGCGTCGGTGGCGGTGGCCCTGGTCTGGATGCTCATCTACGACCCCACCCTCGGCGCGGCGAACCAGATCCTCACCGCCGTCGGGCTCGACCCCGTGGTGTGGCTGGGCGACCCGGACATCGCCCTCTGGTCGATCGCGATCGTCGACGTGTGGCAGTGGACGCCGTTCATGGCGCTGATCATCGCCGCGGGCATCCGCTCGCTGCCGGCCGAGCCGTTCGAGGCGGCGTCCATCGACGGGGCATCCGGGTGGCGCAAGGCGCGGCACGTCGGGTTGCCGCTGCTCATGCCCGTCATCTCGGTGGCGATGCTGCTGCGCACGGTGGACCTCGTGCGGTTCTTCGACACCGTCTACATCATGACCCAGGGCGGACCGGTGGACGCCACCAACACCCTCAACGTGTACGGGTACCGCGCCGCGTTCATCGACCAGGAGGCGAGCTACGCCGCCGCGCTCCAGCTGAGCCTGCTGCTTCTCGTCGTGATCATGGCCGGCGGGTTCACCCTCTGGCGCCGGAGGAGGAACAGTGACCGCTGA
- a CDS encoding alcohol dehydrogenase catalytic domain-containing protein encodes MTAPANRRAARFRGEAVIDFTVDDLREVAPGEVRLRVDVCALCGSDKRLLAGGSAVVPGHEIAGTVVATGDGTSLPVGTRCIVYIPIFCGACDQCLRGQTNRCLRLRELIGWQRDGGFADVVDVPERCALPVPDDIGQDVAVLGLDTVGTAAHGLRLALRTQDEPPRRLLVVGCGPLGLGVVAVARAMGVEAVDAHDPHPGRLALAERLGAGTRVDLESENQYDVTVEVSGAAPARAVAQRVVVPGGAVLALGESNDPYTMPATPRWRRTDCFTVRSFYFPLAEVEGNWDLLRRCGPALRDVLAHPVTLPELAQAFEEFVAGDLLKPYIVSGAPA; translated from the coding sequence GTGACGGCCCCGGCGAACCGGCGCGCCGCCCGGTTCCGCGGCGAGGCGGTCATCGACTTCACCGTCGACGACCTGCGAGAGGTCGCACCGGGCGAGGTGCGGTTGCGCGTCGACGTCTGCGCGCTCTGCGGGTCCGACAAGCGGCTCCTCGCCGGCGGATCCGCGGTCGTTCCCGGGCACGAGATCGCCGGGACGGTCGTGGCGACGGGCGACGGCACCTCGCTGCCCGTCGGTACCCGCTGCATCGTCTACATCCCGATCTTCTGCGGCGCGTGCGACCAGTGCCTGCGGGGCCAGACCAACCGGTGCCTGCGGCTGCGCGAGCTCATCGGCTGGCAGCGCGACGGCGGGTTCGCCGACGTCGTCGACGTCCCCGAGCGCTGCGCGTTGCCGGTGCCCGACGACATCGGTCAGGACGTCGCGGTGCTCGGCCTGGACACCGTGGGCACGGCCGCGCACGGCCTCCGGCTCGCCCTGCGCACGCAGGACGAGCCCCCGCGGCGCCTGCTCGTCGTCGGGTGCGGCCCGCTGGGCCTGGGGGTCGTGGCCGTGGCCCGGGCCATGGGCGTCGAGGCCGTCGACGCCCACGACCCGCACCCGGGACGCCTCGCGCTCGCCGAACGCCTCGGCGCGGGCACCCGGGTCGACCTGGAGTCGGAGAACCAGTACGACGTCACGGTGGAGGTCAGCGGCGCCGCTCCCGCCCGGGCGGTCGCCCAGCGCGTCGTCGTGCCCGGCGGCGCCGTCCTCGCGCTCGGCGAGTCGAACGACCCGTACACGATGCCGGCGACGCCGCGGTGGCGGCGCACCGACTGCTTCACCGTCCGGTCGTTCTACTTCCCGCTCGCGGAGGTGGAGGGCAATTGGGACCTGCTGCGCCGCTGCGGCCCGGCGTTGCGCGACGTCCTCGCGCACCCGGTCACCCTGCCCGAACTCGCCCAGGCCTTCGAGGAGTTCGTGGCCGGCGACCTGCTGAAGCCCTACATCGTCTCGGGAGCCCCGGCATGA
- a CDS encoding 6-phosphofructokinase yields the protein MRLVIGQTGAPTAVVNRSVAGFLSRAAGHEVLLARGGPDALVRAALDPLPPGGMPADEVERGGSWLGGGRRATTPEDVDVIVSGLAERGVEGLCLIGGNGTMALLDAVARRAAERGLPLRTAGVPKTIDNDLDGVDHAPGYASAARYVSTVVQDIARDHRAMATIEPVRIVETMGRATGWLALAATLPVPGDDEHVVHRVHLPELGFDVEEFLADVAGLVAGRGRALVVVSEGTAADLTAAPVHAANHTTLLVGGVARRLAELVTTRLGLPARGEVLGVAQRCASHLVSASDAAEAVEVGRLAARTLLDRSAPTATMVGLQRRPGPGYRAHHPLVPLADVASRVRTVPERWRHRDPADLGDFHTWLAPLVTTPQAACTAATALEAI from the coding sequence ATGCGGCTCGTCATCGGGCAGACCGGCGCTCCGACGGCGGTCGTCAACCGCAGCGTCGCCGGCTTCCTCTCCCGAGCCGCGGGGCACGAGGTGCTCCTCGCCCGAGGAGGTCCGGACGCCCTGGTACGCGCGGCGCTCGATCCGCTGCCGCCCGGCGGGATGCCGGCGGACGAGGTCGAGCGCGGAGGCTCATGGCTCGGTGGAGGACGCCGGGCGACGACGCCCGAGGACGTCGACGTCATCGTCTCCGGCCTCGCCGAGCGCGGGGTCGAGGGGCTCTGCCTCATCGGCGGCAACGGCACCATGGCGCTGCTCGACGCCGTCGCCCGGCGGGCCGCCGAGCGCGGGCTGCCACTGCGCACCGCAGGCGTGCCGAAGACGATCGACAACGACCTCGACGGCGTCGACCACGCCCCGGGCTACGCGTCCGCGGCCCGGTACGTGTCGACGGTCGTGCAGGACATCGCCCGCGACCACCGCGCGATGGCGACGATCGAGCCGGTCCGGATCGTGGAGACGATGGGCCGGGCCACCGGATGGCTCGCGCTCGCCGCCACGCTGCCCGTCCCGGGTGACGACGAGCACGTCGTGCACCGCGTGCACCTGCCCGAGCTCGGCTTCGACGTCGAGGAGTTCCTCGCCGACGTCGCAGGCCTCGTGGCGGGGCGGGGCCGCGCGCTCGTCGTCGTGAGCGAGGGCACGGCCGCCGACCTCACCGCCGCGCCCGTCCACGCGGCCAACCACACCACGTTGCTGGTCGGCGGGGTCGCCCGCCGCCTCGCCGAGCTCGTCACCACCCGGCTCGGCCTGCCCGCCCGCGGCGAGGTGCTCGGTGTGGCGCAGCGCTGCGCGTCGCACCTGGTCAGCGCGAGCGACGCCGCCGAGGCGGTGGAGGTGGGCCGGCTGGCGGCCCGCACGCTGCTCGACCGGTCCGCGCCGACGGCGACGATGGTCGGCCTGCAGCGCCGGCCCGGGCCCGGCTACCGCGCGCACCACCCGCTCGTCCCGCTCGCCGATGTGGCGTCGCGGGTCCGCACCGTTCCGGAGCGCTGGAGGCACCGCGACCCGGCCGACCTCGGGGACTTCCACACCTGGCTCGCGCCCCTCGTCACCACCCCCCAGGCAGCCTGCACTGCCGCAACCGCCCTGGAGGCGATATGA
- a CDS encoding mandelate racemase/muconate lactonizing enzyme family protein has protein sequence MFTSEQLLRAPGARPQTPPLPASPVAAVRLRVFRSPVLDGVAMSFGPMGHRVMAVVEVQLADGSRGVGETWVNYPSWAWRERAATVVEGIAPLLVGRTPATPVEAHELLMAALRPLGRQWGAPGPVHQAVSGLDTALWDLAARHAGMPLAVLLAGPGRPRELPVYASSLGPDDVAATAERCAVAGHTAVKVKLGFGRDRDLDNVRTARCVLGDGVRLYGDVNQAWSLDEALAIVPALRDEGVEWLEEPLAGDDPGELATLRRRGGLALATGENLYGASAFAPYLEQGSVDIVQPDLSKVGGPTEYLKVAALAAPTGTTVNPHLYNGAVATAATLQVAAAVAATTAVEWDVRGNRLREAVDHLLTDHGTVRVPDRPGLGVDFDLDAIADLEEAL, from the coding sequence ATGTTCACTTCCGAACAATTGCTGAGGGCGCCGGGTGCGAGGCCCCAGACGCCCCCGCTGCCGGCGTCGCCCGTCGCCGCCGTCCGGCTGCGGGTGTTCCGCAGCCCGGTCCTCGACGGGGTGGCGATGTCCTTCGGTCCCATGGGCCATCGCGTGATGGCGGTGGTCGAGGTGCAGCTCGCAGACGGCAGCCGCGGCGTCGGCGAGACGTGGGTGAACTACCCGTCATGGGCCTGGCGCGAGCGGGCGGCCACCGTCGTGGAGGGGATCGCGCCACTCCTCGTGGGCCGCACCCCCGCGACGCCGGTCGAGGCGCACGAGCTGCTCATGGCCGCCCTGCGGCCGTTGGGTCGGCAGTGGGGTGCGCCGGGCCCGGTGCACCAGGCCGTCAGCGGCCTCGACACCGCCTTGTGGGATCTGGCCGCCCGGCACGCGGGCATGCCGCTCGCCGTCCTGCTGGCCGGGCCAGGACGGCCGCGTGAGCTGCCCGTCTACGCCTCCAGCCTCGGCCCGGACGACGTCGCCGCCACCGCGGAGCGTTGCGCGGTGGCCGGACACACGGCGGTGAAGGTCAAGCTCGGCTTCGGGCGCGACCGGGACCTGGACAACGTCCGCACGGCCCGCTGCGTCCTCGGCGACGGCGTCCGGCTCTACGGCGACGTGAACCAGGCCTGGTCGCTCGACGAGGCCCTCGCCATCGTCCCCGCGCTGCGGGACGAGGGCGTCGAGTGGCTGGAGGAACCGCTGGCCGGCGACGACCCCGGCGAGCTCGCGACGCTGCGCCGCCGGGGCGGGCTCGCGCTGGCCACCGGCGAGAACCTCTACGGTGCCTCCGCGTTCGCGCCCTACCTGGAGCAGGGATCCGTGGACATCGTCCAGCCCGACCTGTCGAAGGTCGGCGGCCCGACCGAGTACCTGAAGGTCGCCGCGCTCGCCGCGCCGACGGGCACGACGGTCAACCCGCACCTCTACAACGGCGCCGTCGCCACCGCCGCCACCCTGCAGGTCGCCGCCGCCGTCGCGGCGACCACGGCGGTGGAGTGGGACGTCCGCGGCAACCGGCTGCGCGAGGCCGTCGACCACCTGCTGACCGACCACGGGACCGTCCGCGTCCCCGACCGTCCCGGACTCGGCGTCGACTTCGACCTCGACGCCATCGCCGACCTGGAGGAAGCCCTGTGA
- a CDS encoding carbohydrate ABC transporter permease → MTAEATTASRRRLVQVYALYLLAALVFFGPVLFMLWSAFRRNVDITGSIFTIATPLTLENFTNLFDRFVFYYYIRNSFIVAGGSTLLGLALGVPAAYVIVRRGAASIGFLMLLARMAPGVLFVLPLFILSVQVGAPSNNGLNFALLIAAHLIITLPLCIWLLVPFFEDIPLSLEEAAMLDGCTVWQRFRHVVVPLALPGLSVAVTLSFVFSWNYFLFALALANADTLPLPVIAFNFIGQGSSDYGGLMAASTLISLPALLLTVFAQRWLVRGLTGGAVK, encoded by the coding sequence GTGACCGCTGAGGCCACCACCGCGAGCCGGCGGCGGCTCGTGCAGGTGTACGCGCTGTACCTGCTCGCCGCGCTGGTGTTCTTCGGGCCCGTCCTGTTCATGCTGTGGTCGGCGTTCCGGCGCAACGTCGACATCACCGGCTCGATCTTCACCATCGCCACACCGCTGACGCTGGAGAACTTCACCAACCTGTTCGACCGGTTCGTCTTCTACTACTACATCCGCAACAGCTTCATCGTCGCCGGCGGGTCGACGTTGCTCGGCCTCGCGCTCGGCGTGCCGGCGGCGTACGTCATCGTGCGGCGGGGCGCGGCGAGCATCGGCTTCCTCATGCTGCTCGCGCGGATGGCACCCGGGGTCCTGTTCGTGCTGCCCCTGTTCATCCTGTCGGTGCAGGTCGGGGCGCCGTCGAACAACGGCCTGAACTTCGCCCTGCTGATCGCGGCGCACCTGATCATCACGCTGCCGCTGTGCATCTGGCTGCTGGTGCCGTTCTTCGAGGACATCCCCCTCAGCCTCGAGGAGGCGGCGATGCTCGACGGCTGCACGGTGTGGCAGCGCTTCCGGCACGTCGTCGTGCCGCTGGCCCTGCCCGGTCTCTCGGTCGCCGTGACGCTCTCGTTCGTCTTCTCCTGGAACTACTTCCTGTTCGCCCTCGCCCTGGCGAACGCGGACACGCTGCCGCTGCCCGTGATCGCGTTCAACTTCATCGGGCAGGGCTCGAGCGACTACGGAGGTCTCATGGCGGCCAGCACGCTCATCTCGCTGCCGGCGCTCCTGCTCACCGTCTTCGCGCAGCGCTGGCTCGTGCGCGGGCTCACCGGCGGGGCGGTCAAGTGA